A region from the Campylobacter blaseri genome encodes:
- a CDS encoding c-type cytochrome: MQFFKLSFLISFLLLTNIYAQNNSNIDVSSQSKKHIKDENTTQPKKLSVSQIIGKQLFEVNCQKCHGVNGEKKSSPKSRRLSSMTSEEIYYTFKKYYTFGLNVGGSSRVTMEAVASKITLDELEQIISYIKNDDEFLKRNYKLKNTDISDKPTSQGVYIK, translated from the coding sequence ATGCAATTTTTCAAACTTTCTTTTTTAATATCTTTTTTACTTCTAACAAATATTTATGCTCAAAATAATTCTAATATTGATGTTAGTTCTCAATCTAAAAAACATATTAAAGATGAAAATACTACACAACCTAAAAAGTTATCTGTTTCTCAAATTATAGGCAAACAACTTTTTGAGGTTAATTGCCAAAAATGTCATGGAGTAAATGGAGAGAAAAAATCATCTCCAAAATCCAGAAGATTGTCTTCTATGACTTCAGAAGAAATTTACTATACATTTAAGAAATACTATACTTTTGGTTTGAATGTAGGTGGAAGTTCAAGAGTGACAATGGAAGCTGTGGCAAGTAAAATTACTCTAGATGAGTTAGAACAAATTATATCTTATATTAAAAATGATGATGAATTTTTAAAAAGAAACTACAAATTAAAAAATACAGATATATCTGATAAACCTACTTCACAGGGTGTTTATATAAAATAA
- a CDS encoding 4Fe-4S binding protein has product MDIKRRGLFKKIKEPISPPYFSGKFDCKDCSAPCVSSCDRDLLSFLGDKVEFKVVDLGCNFCQNCALACENIGKNVLSLKFEAKVLAKASLNINLCLAWNATTCYNCLDSCNYKAIDYFGVFKPTINDKCIGCGECLRNCFVNSLSLKAI; this is encoded by the coding sequence TTGGATATTAAAAGAAGAGGGCTCTTTAAAAAAATAAAAGAGCCTATTTCTCCTCCATATTTTAGTGGAAAGTTTGATTGTAAAGATTGTAGCGCACCTTGTGTTAGTAGTTGTGATAGAGATCTATTAAGTTTTTTAGGTGATAAGGTTGAGTTTAAAGTGGTTGATTTAGGGTGCAATTTTTGCCAAAATTGTGCTTTAGCTTGTGAAAACATAGGTAAAAATGTTTTAAGTTTAAAATTTGAAGCCAAGGTTTTAGCTAAAGCTAGTTTGAACATAAACTTATGTCTAGCATGGAATGCCACTACATGTTATAATTGCTTAGATAGTTGTAATTACAAAGCGATTGATTATTTTGGAGTATTTAAGCCTACTATTAATGACAAATGCATAGGTTGTGGTGAATGTTTAAGAAATTGCTTCGTAAATTCCCTATCTTTAAAAGCAATTTAA
- a CDS encoding chaperone NapD: MTISSIVINLKKENFKDEVIKKVKTFKECEIVTSQDNKIVVIVSTKNTDEQISIFKQIQNINGVDDVAMIYSYDELDKDIKNLKNAPSVSKILDDDVDTKDVVYKGSIHYKVK; the protein is encoded by the coding sequence ATGACGATTTCAAGTATAGTTATAAATTTAAAAAAAGAAAATTTTAAAGATGAAGTAATAAAAAAGGTTAAAACCTTTAAAGAGTGCGAGATTGTAACAAGCCAGGATAATAAAATAGTAGTTATAGTAAGCACAAAAAACACAGATGAGCAGATATCTATATTTAAACAAATTCAAAATATTAACGGGGTTGATGATGTGGCTATGATATATAGCTATGATGAATTAGATAAGGATATTAAAAATTTAAAAAATGCACCTAGTGTAAGTAAAATTTTAGATGACGATGTAGATACTAAAGATGTAGTATATAAAGGTAGCATTCACTATAAGGTAAAATAG
- a CDS encoding nitrate reductase cytochrome c-type subunit: MKKIILVCLSIACVWAAGINDESIGLRKVSLMDENKVKIEDINYSAQPPGMSTRFDRSFENAPPMIPHDLDGLLPITTELNMCTTCHMPEFAKDVGSTSVPKSHLVDLRTGKDDKGMLDGSRYNCVQCHAPQANTEPLVKNKFHPNFRDEKSKTSSNLIDILNQGVK; this comes from the coding sequence ATGAAAAAAATAATATTAGTATGCCTAAGTATAGCCTGTGTTTGGGCTGCTGGCATAAACGATGAAAGCATTGGGTTAAGAAAAGTTAGCCTAATGGATGAAAATAAGGTAAAAATAGAAGATATAAACTATAGTGCACAGCCCCCTGGAATGTCAACAAGATTTGATAGATCTTTTGAAAATGCGCCACCAATGATACCTCATGATTTAGATGGTTTACTTCCTATAACAACTGAACTTAATATGTGTACTACTTGCCATATGCCAGAATTTGCAAAAGATGTTGGTTCAACTTCTGTTCCAAAAAGTCACTTAGTTGATTTAAGAACAGGTAAAGATGACAAAGGAATGCTTGATGGCTCAAGGTATAATTGTGTTCAATGTCATGCTCCACAAGCAAACACAGAACCTTTAGTTAAAAACAAATTTCATCCAAATTTCAGAGATGAAAAGTCAAAAACTAGTTCAAATTTGATTGATATTTTAAATCAAGGCGTTAAGTAA
- a CDS encoding major outer membrane protein, which yields MKLVKLSLVAAMAAGLMASTASATPLDELIKNVDANGYARMRYQTNKADVGVKDPKSGKMTREKDHTGRWEFRGQLHLKTMIDDNFFAVVGGDYRYRTQGHGGYKNSKDELVGSTATSYGKHDSRLSNFHFGYNIAGTTVTVGRQALGTFFTDDMFGDGIKVVNTDIEGLTLAALFMDTLEADGDIATKDLFKDPTTGKKTGKETTDHNLYGVAAIGSYDPVSFQLWYAILEDVTDLFAVELTAGFDVADNINIGLKGQYAFSNMDSKFKTSLKNNVDDGEFWGIEASTKLFGLDFTAGYVDYSADKKDKLSLVSFEDIGSFINAGEQLVYSDGGDYTLFKGDNNYFFVTAMYEIPNTNFSFGADYLNGKNKFKEGVDNVEIKKQEIVGRFAYKATEQLKFSSYYSHYQEKFDGKKDKFDEFRFEAKYSF from the coding sequence ATGAAATTAGTAAAATTGAGTTTAGTAGCAGCTATGGCTGCGGGACTTATGGCAAGTACAGCTTCAGCTACACCACTAGATGAGTTAATCAAAAATGTAGATGCAAACGGCTATGCTAGAATGAGATATCAAACAAACAAAGCAGATGTAGGTGTTAAGGATCCAAAAAGTGGTAAAATGACTCGTGAAAAAGACCATACAGGTAGATGGGAATTTAGAGGTCAACTACACCTAAAAACTATGATAGATGACAACTTCTTTGCAGTAGTTGGCGGTGACTATAGATATAGAACACAAGGTCATGGTGGTTATAAGAATAGTAAAGATGAACTTGTTGGTAGCACTGCAACTTCATATGGTAAACACGATTCAAGACTATCAAATTTCCACTTTGGATATAACATAGCTGGAACAACTGTAACAGTTGGTAGACAAGCTCTTGGAACATTCTTTACTGATGATATGTTCGGTGATGGTATCAAAGTTGTAAACACAGATATTGAAGGTTTAACTCTAGCAGCTTTATTTATGGATACATTAGAAGCAGATGGTGATATTGCAACAAAAGACTTATTTAAAGATCCAACAACTGGTAAAAAAACTGGCAAAGAAACTACAGATCATAACCTATATGGTGTAGCAGCTATTGGTTCATATGATCCAGTATCTTTCCAACTATGGTATGCAATTTTAGAAGATGTAACTGATTTATTTGCAGTTGAGTTAACAGCTGGTTTTGATGTTGCAGATAATATCAACATTGGCTTAAAAGGTCAATATGCATTCTCAAATATGGATAGCAAATTTAAAACTAGTCTTAAAAATAATGTAGATGATGGTGAGTTCTGGGGTATCGAAGCTTCAACAAAACTATTTGGCTTAGACTTTACAGCTGGTTATGTTGATTACTCAGCAGACAAAAAAGATAAACTATCTTTAGTTTCATTTGAAGATATAGGCTCATTTATCAATGCTGGTGAACAATTAGTTTACTCTGATGGTGGTGACTATACACTATTTAAAGGTGATAACAACTACTTCTTTGTAACAGCAATGTATGAAATTCCAAACACAAACTTTAGTTTTGGTGCTGATTACTTAAATGGTAAAAATAAGTTCAAAGAAGGTGTTGATAATGTAGAAATTAAAAAACAAGAAATTGTTGGTAGATTTGCTTACAAAGCTACAGAACAGCTTAAATTCTCAAGCTACTATTCACATTATCAAGAAAAATTTGATGGAAAAAAAGACAAATTTGATGAATTTAGATTTGAAGCTAAATACTCATTCTAA
- the petA gene encoding ubiquinol-cytochrome c reductase iron-sulfur subunit yields MSLENSERRKFIGASFSAVAAVGGFFSLVAMKKTWDPLPSVKAAGFTTVDLSPLKEGELHQITWRKKPIFILKKTADMKADDNRDVIVDGARYTVCIGLCTHLGCIPSYKSGQFICACHGGIFDISGNAVFGPPPRGLDIPPFKIDGTKLVLGETSPEFEKLVKKA; encoded by the coding sequence ATGTCTCTTGAAAACAGTGAGCGACGTAAATTTATCGGCGCTTCTTTTAGTGCTGTAGCAGCTGTGGGTGGATTTTTTTCACTAGTTGCTATGAAAAAAACATGGGACCCACTTCCAAGCGTAAAAGCCGCAGGCTTTACGACGGTTGATTTAAGTCCATTAAAAGAAGGGGAGTTACATCAAATTACTTGGCGTAAAAAGCCAATTTTCATACTTAAAAAAACAGCTGATATGAAAGCAGATGATAACAGAGATGTTATAGTTGATGGTGCAAGATATACAGTTTGCATAGGATTATGCACACATTTAGGCTGTATTCCAAGCTATAAATCAGGTCAATTCATCTGTGCTTGCCATGGTGGTATTTTTGATATTAGTGGAAATGCTGTATTTGGTCCTCCCCCAAGAGGGCTTGATATACCTCCATTTAAAATCGATGGAACTAAGTTAGTTTTAGGCGAAACAAGTCCTGAATTTGAAAAACTTGTTAAGAAAGCATAG
- a CDS encoding WD40 repeat domain-containing protein, translated as MKLIIFILMLTTFLYPNESKLLHTVHTKHNVMDIKLNKDILFIATDGGEALIYDISKNKTLKTIKIDKIKTYFDTQNAKIFNIDKLNSKVLMLSEGDFGSKVLHIYSYSDDKLTSTSLENEAIKKALFIDENRVLLVSLSSEIYIYDLDKKEITETYKITTSALGDVELLSKNGLVVMGCESGKIYIFSIDEKKLLKTIDMHKDNIYDIEISKNKTIVSGSADKFVGIFVNDKKEHMKSSFLVYAVGVSADGKKGAFMSDIDSKITIFDTSALKTISKIDTKQSTISGIIFYKDDKIISFAYENDIKIWRY; from the coding sequence ATGAAGTTAATTATATTTATTTTAATGTTAACTACTTTTTTATATCCAAATGAAAGCAAGCTTTTGCATACAGTCCACACAAAGCACAATGTTATGGATATCAAACTAAATAAAGATATATTATTTATTGCAACAGATGGCGGCGAGGCTTTAATCTATGATATCAGTAAAAACAAAACTCTAAAAACTATTAAAATAGATAAAATTAAAACATATTTTGACACACAAAACGCAAAAATATTTAATATAGATAAACTAAATTCAAAAGTTTTAATGCTTAGTGAGGGCGATTTTGGCTCAAAAGTTTTACATATATACTCTTATAGCGATGATAAGCTAACTAGCACTTCTTTGGAAAACGAAGCCATTAAAAAAGCACTCTTTATAGATGAAAACAGGGTTCTTCTAGTAAGTTTAAGTAGTGAAATTTACATTTACGACTTAGATAAAAAAGAAATTACTGAAACTTACAAAATAACAACATCTGCTTTAGGTGATGTAGAGCTATTATCTAAAAATGGCTTAGTTGTGATGGGTTGTGAGAGTGGAAAGATATATATTTTTTCTATAGATGAAAAAAAGCTTTTAAAAACTATAGATATGCATAAAGATAATATTTATGATATAGAAATTTCAAAAAACAAAACCATAGTAAGTGGCTCAGCTGATAAATTTGTAGGTATTTTTGTCAATGATAAAAAAGAACATATGAAATCTAGCTTTTTAGTCTATGCAGTAGGGGTTAGTGCTGATGGTAAAAAAGGTGCATTTATGAGTGATATAGATAGTAAAATAACTATTTTCGACACTAGTGCATTAAAAACTATTAGTAAAATAGATACAAAGCAAAGCACGATAAGCGGAATTATCTTTTATAAAGATGATAAAATTATAAGTTTTGCATATGAAAATGATATAAAAATTTGGAGATATTAA